A single Pseudoalteromonas phenolica DNA region contains:
- the folK gene encoding 2-amino-4-hydroxy-6-hydroxymethyldihydropteridine diphosphokinase — protein sequence MIPVYIGLGANLEAPVEQLHNAVKALSTLVDCELKKVSAFYSSKPMGPQDQPDYVNAVALLNTRLAPEALLDELQRIELEQGRQRKDERWGPRTLDLDILLFGEQTINTKRLTVPHYGLCEREFVVYPLLEISPELKLPNGNTLADIAQQVPLNGLTPLELN from the coding sequence ATGATCCCAGTTTATATTGGCTTAGGCGCCAACCTTGAAGCACCTGTTGAACAGCTACATAATGCGGTTAAAGCCCTTAGTACACTTGTTGACTGTGAGCTTAAAAAAGTCTCAGCGTTTTATTCATCTAAGCCTATGGGGCCGCAAGATCAACCTGATTATGTTAATGCCGTTGCATTACTCAACACCAGGCTTGCACCTGAAGCTCTGCTTGATGAATTACAACGTATTGAACTTGAACAAGGTCGCCAGCGTAAAGATGAACGCTGGGGCCCAAGAACCCTAGATTTAGATATTTTGCTGTTTGGCGAGCAAACCATAAACACCAAGCGCTTAACCGTGCCGCATTATGGTCTATGTGAACGTGAGTTTGTGGTATATCCACTATTAGAAATCTCACCTGAACTTAAGCTGCCGAATGGCAACACACTGGCTGATATTGCTCAGCAAGTGCCGCTCAATGGTTTAACGCCGTTAGAGTTGAATTAA
- the pcnB gene encoding polynucleotide adenylyltransferase PcnB, with product MCKKWVKPDSADAHHTTSATPALITRAEHGISRKQFSPNAIKVLYRLKDGGYDAYLVGGCIRDILMGIQPKDFDVVTNATPEEVKKLFRNCRLIGRRFRLAHIVFGREIIEVATMRGHHEADERKNATSQSSEHGQLLRDNVYGTIEEDAQRRDFSINALYYSINDFSIHDFARGVEAINARKIELIGDPETRYREDPVRMLRAVRFATKLDMEIAPGTKKPIYELADLLGNIPPARLFEETLKLFLNGKAVENYLQLREFGLFKQLFPALDDILEQSETGFEARFIEQMFANTDTRINQDKKVTPAFVYAALLWFPLQQRTQQIVEQQGMSEFDAFNQAMNQVLSQNAQHVSVPKRFTLGARDIWHIQMRLDKRSGQRAYRLSLQPRFKAAYDFLLLRVESGEDAQQALADWWTEYLKSDVTGQKELVKNLGQSDGKKPRRRYRRKPKKKTGDA from the coding sequence ATGTGCAAAAAGTGGGTCAAGCCAGACTCAGCAGATGCACACCATACAACCTCGGCCACACCCGCTTTAATCACTCGTGCCGAGCATGGTATCTCGCGCAAGCAATTTAGCCCGAATGCCATCAAAGTTTTGTATCGCTTGAAAGATGGTGGCTATGACGCTTACCTCGTTGGTGGTTGTATTCGTGATATTTTGATGGGGATCCAGCCAAAAGATTTCGACGTTGTCACCAATGCTACACCAGAAGAAGTCAAAAAATTATTTAGAAATTGTCGCCTAATCGGCCGCAGGTTTCGCTTAGCGCACATCGTTTTTGGTCGAGAGATTATTGAAGTCGCCACCATGCGCGGTCACCATGAGGCCGATGAACGCAAAAATGCGACCAGCCAATCAAGTGAACATGGTCAACTGCTCCGTGACAATGTATATGGTACCATTGAAGAAGACGCTCAGCGTCGCGACTTCTCTATAAACGCCCTGTACTACTCGATTAATGACTTTAGCATCCATGATTTTGCACGTGGTGTCGAAGCCATCAACGCGCGTAAAATTGAACTGATTGGCGACCCAGAAACTCGTTACCGTGAAGACCCGGTGCGTATGTTACGCGCAGTACGCTTTGCCACCAAGCTCGATATGGAAATTGCGCCAGGCACGAAAAAGCCTATTTATGAGCTTGCTGATTTACTGGGTAACATTCCACCTGCCCGCTTATTCGAAGAAACACTAAAACTATTTTTAAATGGTAAAGCGGTTGAAAACTACCTTCAGCTTCGCGAGTTTGGCTTATTTAAACAGTTATTCCCTGCACTAGATGACATCTTAGAGCAGAGTGAAACCGGTTTTGAAGCGCGCTTTATTGAGCAAATGTTTGCCAATACCGATACGCGTATTAATCAGGATAAAAAAGTCACGCCGGCGTTTGTCTATGCTGCGCTGCTTTGGTTCCCGCTACAACAACGTACTCAACAGATTGTTGAACAGCAAGGCATGTCAGAATTTGACGCCTTCAATCAAGCTATGAATCAAGTATTAAGCCAAAACGCTCAACATGTGTCAGTGCCAAAACGCTTTACGTTAGGTGCACGTGATATCTGGCATATCCAAATGCGTTTAGACAAACGTTCAGGCCAACGCGCTTATCGCTTAAGCCTTCAGCCTCGCTTTAAAGCTGCTTATGACTTCTTACTGCTGCGTGTAGAAAGTGGCGAAGACGCTCAGCAAGCGTTAGCTGATTGGTGGACTGAATACTTAAAATCAGATGTCACCGGTCAAAAAGAGCTTGTCAAAAACTTAGGCCAGTCTGATGGCAAAAAGCCGCGTCGCCGTTACCGCAGAAAGCCAAAGAAAAAAACAGGTGATGCATGA